A segment of the Homoserinimonas aerilata genome:
GCGCATCAGCGCCGAGCAGCCGAACAGCTACTCGGATGCCTTGTCGAGCATCGCGACCTGCTGCCGGGTCAGGGAGAGACCCCGCGCATCGAACGCCCCGAGCAGCTCGTCGACGCTCCGCGGAACCACGACAGCGGCCGTGACGCCCGGCCTCGAGATCGTCCAGGCGACGGCGACGCAGGCCAGACTCGTGCCGTGCTCCGCGGCGACACCCTCCATCGCAGCGAGCACGCGAGAGCCCCTGCGCCCGACGTGGGCGACCGCCTCCTCCGCACCCGGGGCATCCACCGACGCGCTCCTGTCGCGAAAGTCGCCCGTCAGAAAACCGTGCGCCAACGGGAACTGCGCGAACACGCCCGCCCCCAACTCAGCAGCCAAGGGGGCCAGATCACGCTCGAAGACGCTGCGCTGCATCAGCGAGTACTGCTGCACGATGGCACTCACACTCGGATACACCGCCTCCTCCGCGCGGGCGTCGATCGCCCGGATGCGGGCGACGCTGTGCCCCGTGACCGCCACATGCCTGACCTTTCCCGAACGGCGCAGCATGTCGAGCGCCTCGAGCGTGTCATCGATGGGAACATCCGGGGCATCGCCGCCGCCGTCAAGAGTGAGGAAGTCGATGTAGTCGGTTCCGAGTCTGCGCAGCGAGCCCTCCGCCGCGCGAACCACCTCACGCGAACCGAGCCCCAAAGCATCCGGATGCCTGCCGATCGTCGTCGAGACGACAGCCTTCGAACGGTCGGCCAGCGTGGCCAGCCAAGAGCCGATCATCACCTCGCTGCGGCCGCCCGCATAGTGATCGGCCGTGCAGACGAGGTTGCCCCCCGCATCGGCGAAGCTGTCGAGCGCACGGCTCGTCGCGCTCGCGCCCGACGTCCAGCCGAACACTCCCCCGTCGATACCGACGGGAGCCACCATGACCCCGGTATCGCCCACCTGCCGCATGCAGAAAGCATACGGGCGGATGCGCATCCGCCCGTCATCCGAGGCATGCGATTCCGACGGTGGCGTTTCGGTGCGCAACGTGGCAGCGTGGAGAGCAGGAAGTGATGACAATGTCAGACCCACAGAAGGTCACCCAGCAGCGCAACCTCACCACCGCATCCGGGGCCACCTGGCTGCTCACCTCAGGCGTGACCGCCCTCATCTGTCTGGTGATGCTCTGGTTCATGCGCGAACTCGAACCCATCGGCGCGGCCACGACCGGCTTCGTGACGATAATCGTGCTGTATCTGGCGATGATCGCGGTGCGCTACGGCATCGCCAACACCCGGGTGAGGCTCTGGATGCTGGCCGTGCTGGCGATCGCGATCGCGGGAACCTTCATCACCGTCGCCTCGATCATCATCCTCGGCTACGAGAGCTGAAGCACCCCGAAACGATGATCGGCCCCGCCCCCTTGCAGGGACGGAGCCGATCGTGGTGATGCGTGGAGCCTAGCCTTCTGCCGGAGCCTCCGCCGAGGTGGCGGTCGCGCCGGAACCATCGGTGTCGGCAGCCTCAGCCTCGTCCTGGACGGGCTCGAGCGAGAGCTTGCCACGGTCGTCGATCTTGGTGATCTGCACCTGGAT
Coding sequences within it:
- a CDS encoding aldo/keto reductase yields the protein MRQVGDTGVMVAPVGIDGGVFGWTSGASATSRALDSFADAGGNLVCTADHYAGGRSEVMIGSWLATLADRSKAVVSTTIGRHPDALGLGSREVVRAAEGSLRRLGTDYIDFLTLDGGGDAPDVPIDDTLEALDMLRRSGKVRHVAVTGHSVARIRAIDARAEEAVYPSVSAIVQQYSLMQRSVFERDLAPLAAELGAGVFAQFPLAHGFLTGDFRDRSASVDAPGAEEAVAHVGRRGSRVLAAMEGVAAEHGTSLACVAVAWTISRPGVTAAVVVPRSVDELLGAFDARGLSLTRQQVAMLDKASE